Proteins co-encoded in one Mycobacterium mantenii genomic window:
- a CDS encoding TetR/AcrR family transcriptional regulator — MVRITRPHPSVKPGAKVDARSERWREHRKKVRNEIVDAAFRAIDRLGPELSVREIAEEAGTAKPKIYRHFHDKSDLFQAIGERLRDMLWAAIFPSIDLKTDSAREVIRRSVEEYVVLVDKHPNVLRVFIQGRSAASPQILDEGRGITLAVADMFDNELREMELDHAAVELAGHAAFGCAASATEWWLGPEPDSPRLMTREQFVAHLTTIMMGVIVGTAEALGIRMNPDLPVHDMVAGDSAAS; from the coding sequence GTGGTGAGAATTACCCGACCCCACCCCAGCGTCAAGCCTGGGGCCAAGGTTGACGCGCGCAGCGAACGCTGGCGCGAGCACCGCAAGAAAGTGCGCAACGAAATCGTCGACGCGGCCTTCCGCGCGATCGATCGCCTCGGGCCCGAGCTGTCCGTGCGGGAGATCGCCGAGGAGGCCGGCACCGCCAAACCGAAGATCTACCGGCATTTTCACGACAAGTCCGACCTGTTCCAGGCGATCGGGGAGCGTCTGCGCGACATGCTGTGGGCGGCGATCTTCCCGTCCATCGACCTGAAAACCGACTCGGCCCGCGAGGTGATCCGGCGCAGCGTCGAGGAGTACGTGGTCCTGGTCGACAAGCACCCCAACGTGCTGCGCGTGTTCATCCAGGGCCGGTCGGCGGCCAGCCCCCAGATCCTCGACGAGGGACGCGGAATCACCCTGGCCGTGGCCGACATGTTCGACAACGAGCTGCGCGAGATGGAGCTCGACCACGCGGCGGTCGAACTGGCCGGGCACGCGGCCTTCGGCTGCGCCGCGTCGGCCACCGAGTGGTGGCTGGGTCCCGAGCCGGACAGCCCGCGCCTGATGACGCGCGAGCAATTCGTCGCGCACCTGACCACCATCATGATGGGTGTCATCGTCGGCACCGCCGAGGCGCTGGGCATCAGGATGAACCCTGACCTGCCGGTTCACGACATGGTGGCCGGTGACTCGGCCGCGAGCTGA
- a CDS encoding SRPBCC family protein: MISEDSVEIDAPPRLVWEVFTDVEHWPDWTASVTSLTGLDGPGLAVGRRFAIKQPGMSKLVWRVTDIEPGASWTWVQISPGARVTARHDVVARPGGRTLVRQQLGQRGVLGALAGRLMAKKTKRFLQLEAQGLKARSEQLSRANGTHS, translated from the coding sequence ATGATTAGCGAAGACAGTGTCGAGATCGACGCACCGCCCCGACTCGTCTGGGAGGTCTTCACCGACGTCGAGCACTGGCCCGACTGGACCGCGTCGGTGACCTCCCTGACCGGGCTGGACGGGCCCGGGCTCGCCGTCGGCAGACGGTTCGCGATCAAGCAGCCCGGCATGTCGAAGCTGGTGTGGAGGGTCACCGACATCGAGCCGGGTGCGTCCTGGACCTGGGTGCAAATCTCTCCCGGGGCGCGGGTGACCGCTCGCCACGATGTCGTCGCACGGCCAGGCGGCCGCACGCTGGTGCGCCAGCAACTCGGCCAGCGCGGTGTGCTGGGCGCCCTCGCGGGGCGGCTGATGGCCAAGAAGACCAAGCGCTTCCTGCAACTCGAGGCCCAGGGCCTCAAGGCCAGATCCGAACAGCTCAGCCGCGCCAATGGCACGCACTCCTGA
- a CDS encoding flavin-containing monooxygenase has product MTDVVTQTETIPGANASKPVHTRAVIIGTGFSGLGMAIELQKRGIGFVILEKAGDIGGTWRDNSYPGCACDIPSHLYSFSFEPKPDWKNPFSFQPEIWDYLKGVTEKYGLRRYIEFNSLVDRAHWDDDENRWHVFTTDGREYVAQFLISGAGALHIPSMPDIEGRDEFRGAAFHSAEWDHSVDLTGKRVAVIGTGASAIQIVPEIVGQVAELQLYQRTPPWVVPRSNPEIPPAVRGAMENVPGLRALVRLAIYWGQEALAFGMTKRPNLLKFIEAYCKYNIRRSVKDRELRRKLIPNYRIGCKRILNSSTYYGAVADPKTELVTDHIARITADGIVTADGTHRPADVIVYATGFHVTDSYTYVQIKGLHGEDLVDRWNREGIGAHRGITVADVPNLFFLLGPNTGLGHNSVVFMIESQIHYVADAIATCDRLGAQALAPTRAAQDKFNDELQRRLGPSVWNSGGCSSWYLDEHGKNTVLWGGYTWEYWRATRSVKPEEYQFYGMNMGEAAAAS; this is encoded by the coding sequence GTGACCGACGTCGTGACACAAACCGAGACCATCCCGGGGGCCAACGCCTCGAAACCCGTGCACACACGCGCCGTCATCATCGGGACCGGGTTCTCCGGTCTGGGGATGGCCATCGAGCTGCAGAAGCGGGGCATCGGCTTCGTCATCCTGGAAAAGGCCGGCGACATCGGCGGCACCTGGCGGGACAACAGCTACCCCGGGTGCGCCTGCGACATCCCGTCGCACCTCTACTCGTTCTCGTTCGAGCCCAAGCCCGACTGGAAGAACCCGTTCTCTTTCCAGCCCGAGATCTGGGACTACCTCAAAGGAGTCACCGAGAAATACGGGCTGCGTCGCTACATCGAGTTCAACTCGCTGGTCGACCGCGCCCACTGGGACGACGACGAGAACCGCTGGCACGTGTTCACCACCGACGGACGCGAATACGTCGCGCAGTTCTTGATCTCGGGTGCCGGCGCCCTGCACATCCCGTCCATGCCCGACATCGAGGGTCGCGACGAATTCCGTGGCGCCGCTTTCCACTCCGCGGAGTGGGATCACAGCGTTGACCTGACCGGCAAGCGGGTGGCGGTGATCGGGACCGGCGCCAGCGCGATCCAGATCGTGCCGGAGATCGTCGGTCAGGTCGCCGAACTTCAGCTCTACCAACGCACTCCGCCGTGGGTGGTCCCGCGCTCCAACCCCGAGATCCCGCCAGCGGTGCGCGGGGCCATGGAGAACGTGCCCGGCCTGCGCGCGCTGGTCCGTCTCGCGATCTACTGGGGGCAGGAAGCGCTGGCCTTCGGCATGACCAAGCGGCCGAACCTGCTCAAGTTCATCGAGGCCTACTGCAAATACAACATTCGCCGGTCGGTCAAGGACCGGGAGCTGCGGCGCAAGCTGATCCCGAACTACCGCATCGGGTGCAAGCGAATCCTGAACTCCTCCACTTACTATGGCGCGGTTGCCGACCCGAAGACCGAACTGGTCACCGACCACATCGCGCGAATCACCGCCGACGGCATCGTCACCGCCGACGGCACCCACCGGCCGGCCGACGTGATCGTGTATGCCACCGGCTTCCACGTCACCGACTCCTACACCTACGTCCAGATCAAGGGACTGCACGGCGAGGACCTGGTGGACCGCTGGAACCGCGAGGGCATCGGCGCGCACCGCGGGATCACCGTCGCCGACGTACCCAACCTGTTCTTCCTGCTGGGCCCCAACACCGGGCTGGGACACAACTCGGTGGTGTTCATGATCGAATCCCAGATCCATTACGTCGCAGACGCGATCGCGACCTGCGACAGGCTGGGCGCACAGGCGCTGGCGCCGACCCGCGCCGCCCAGGACAAGTTCAACGACGAGCTGCAGCGCCGGCTGGGACCGTCGGTGTGGAACAGCGGCGGCTGCAGCAGCTGGTATCTGGACGAGCACGGCAAGAACACCGTGCTCTGGGGCGGCTACACCTGGGAGTACTGGCGGGCGACCCGCTCAGTCAAGCCGGAGGAATACCAGTTCTACGGTATGAACATGGGCGAGGCCGCGGCCGCCTCCTGA